In Hugenholtzia roseola DSM 9546, the genomic stretch CTCGCCAATTTGCACCGCCCACCGCCACCGCTCTAAATCGGGTTTGGGAACTTCGGGGTGAAAAAGTGCCGCCTGATTGCTTAGGGCAAAGCAAGTTTTGCCACGCAGCCGCGCCGCCCAAGCGGAAATGGGTTCGAAGTCGGAAATGATAAGGTCGTACTGACCAAGTGGCAACCTTTGAATGTCGCGCCAAAGTCGCCATAATTTGGCTTTTTGCAGCGTTTTAAAAAGGTCGATGCCGCCCTTTTTGCCAAAGGCGAAACTTAGCCCATGCGCACGATAGCGCACCTGATAGGGTAGTACCAAATCGGAAGAAGTGCCACTTAGCAAAATATCTACTTCGCCTTTTTTTTTCAGAATCGGAATTAGCTCGCAGGCACGCGCAATATGTCCGTTTCCTGTGGCTTGGGTTGCGTATAGGATTCTCATTTTTTTGTTTTGGTCTAATTATTTTATTTTTTCAAATTCTGCACCTACTACCTCGCCTACCATTTGTCCGAATAAGACTTTTAAGTCCATATTTTCCATAAGCGGCTCTATATCAATCGCTTGCGTTTCCAAATCCTGCCCATATTGATAGAGATGCCAACTGCCCTGACGGTATTCCAAAGCCGTTAGGTTTTCTACCCAATCGCCCGAATTAAGATAGCAGACCTGTTTTCCTTCTCTTTGAAAAGTGCGCATCAAAGGCTGATGCGTGTGTCCGCAGATGACGTAATCGTAGCCCTGTGCTAAGGCGATGTCGGCGGCAGTTTGCTCAAAACTGTGTTTGATTTGTTTGGAAGATTTCACTCTTTTCTTGACACTTTCCTTGATTCTTTTGGAAAGTGAAATTTTGCCAAAGCCTAATTTTTTTGAAAAAAAATTGACGATTTTATTGAGAAAAATAAGAAAGGCATAGCCCTTTGCGCCCCATTGGGCAATCCACTTGGAATGTTGCATGGTTACGTCGAAGACATCGCCATGGAAAAACCACGCCGTTTTGCCGTCTAAATTGAGTTTGACTTTGTTGCAAATTTCTACATTGACTAAGCGCAAGCCAATAAATTTGCGCATCATCTCGTCGTGATTGCCTGCCACATAGTACATGCGCTTGCCCTGTGCAGCCCAATCCAAAAGTTGGCGCAAGACCTGCACATGGGCTTTTGGAAAATAACTGCGGCTAAATTGCCAGCCGTCGATAAGGTCGCCATTGAGGACTACTACCTGCGGCTCTATCGAGTGTAAATACTGCAATAGGGCTTCCGCCTTTGCGCCATACGTACCCAAATGGACATCGGAAAATACCAAAAGTTCTACCTTACGCCTCATAAAAGTTGTGTTTGAAAAGGTGATACGATAAACCGAATAAGTCTTTTAATAGAAGCAAGATAGGCTAAGGCTTTCAACGTGTAATGTAAAAAAAATGAAAAAGCGGTGAAATTTGGGCTTAGAAAGTGAATAAATTACAAAGGCTACGCTTTTTTTCGTATCTTGTCTTCCTTTTTCTCAAAATTTGAAGCTCATTTTCAACCCTATCCATTATGCCCGACATCAAGACTATCGTAAGCCTTTTCGAGGTATATGAGCGCGAAAACGACCTAAAAGCCGCCGACCTTGCCCTCTTGCAGGCAGCCCGCACTGCCAGTGCCACTGCTTACGCGCCCTACTCCCAATTTTGGGTAGGGGCAGCCATTCGCTATTCTACCCCTGAAAAAGGTTTGGATTTGACCAAAAGTCAGATTTTTATAGGCAGCAATCAGGAGAATGCCGCCTATCCTTCGGGTCTTTGTGCAGAAAGGACGGCGATTTTTGCACTTTCGGCACAGCAGCCACAAAACCATATTTGGGCGGTTGCGATTGCCGCTCGCAAGTCGGGGACAGAGGTATTTCTGCCGATTTCGCCCTGTGGCGCATGCAGGCAGTCGCTTTTAGAGTATGAAAAAAAACAAGGGCAGCCCATTCGCCTGATTATGGAAACAGAAGGGGGGCAGATTCTGATTGCGCCTTCTATTGCGAGCCTGCTGCCTGTGCAATTTTCGGCTGAAAGTTTGCACTAAAAGCGTTTTTTTTCGAAAAATAAACGATATTTGGGCTTTATCTGTCCTTTATCTGTCCTTTGCAGGGGGTAGGCTGATTTTTATTTCATACCTAAAAATTCCGATGCAAGCAACACGCCAATACGCACAACAAGCCGACGCAAACGATACTTTGCGCTCTTTTCGCCAAGCCTTCTACTTTCCACAATTTAAAGGGCGCGATGTCCTCTATTTTTGTGGCAATTCCTTAGGATTGCAGCCCAAAACGGCACTTTCCTACCTGATGCAAGAGATGGAAGATTGGAAAAACTTGGGAGTAGAGGGGCATTTTCAGGGACGCAATCCATGGTTTGAATACCACAAATTTGTAAGTCCGAAGGCTGCCCGTTTGGTAGGCGCAAAGGAGGTTGAAGTGGTGGTGATGAACAATCTAACGGTCAATTTGCACCTGATGCTTATCTCTTTTTACCGCCCTACTGCCCAGCGTTACAAAATTATGGTAGAAGGCGGAGCTTTTCCTTCCGA encodes the following:
- a CDS encoding UDP-2,3-diacylglucosamine diphosphatase — its product is MRRKVELLVFSDVHLGTYGAKAEALLQYLHSIEPQVVVLNGDLIDGWQFSRSYFPKAHVQVLRQLLDWAAQGKRMYYVAGNHDEMMRKFIGLRLVNVEICNKVKLNLDGKTAWFFHGDVFDVTMQHSKWIAQWGAKGYAFLIFLNKIVNFFSKKLGFGKISLSKRIKESVKKRVKSSKQIKHSFEQTAADIALAQGYDYVICGHTHQPLMRTFQREGKQVCYLNSGDWVENLTALEYRQGSWHLYQYGQDLETQAIDIEPLMENMDLKVLFGQMVGEVVGAEFEKIK
- a CDS encoding cytidine deaminase: MPDIKTIVSLFEVYERENDLKAADLALLQAARTASATAYAPYSQFWVGAAIRYSTPEKGLDLTKSQIFIGSNQENAAYPSGLCAERTAIFALSAQQPQNHIWAVAIAARKSGTEVFLPISPCGACRQSLLEYEKKQGQPIRLIMETEGGQILIAPSIASLLPVQFSAESLH